The window GTGGTCGCCTCCAAAAGCGTAACGGAGGCTTCTAAAGGTTCCCTCAGCACGCTTGGTAACCGTGCGTAGAGTGCAATGGCATAAGGGAGCTTGACTGAGAGACCTACAAGTCGATCAGGTGCGAAAGCAGAGCATAGTGATCCGGTGGTTCCGAATGGAAGGGCCATCGCTCAAAGGATAAAAGGTACTCCGGGGATAACAGGCTGATCTCCCCAAGAGCTCACATCGACGGGGGGTTTGGCACCTCGATGTCGGCTCGTCACATCCTGGGGCTGGAGAAGGTCCCAAGGGTTGGGCTGTTCGCCCATTAAAGTGGCACGCGAGCTGGGTTCAGAACGTCGTGAGACAGTTCGGTCTCTATCTACTGTGGGCGTTAGAAATTTGAGTGGACCTGACTCTAGTACGAGAGGACCGAGTTGGACTAACCTCTGGTGTAGCTGTTGTTCTGCCAAGAGCATTGCAGCGTAGCTATGTTGGGAAGGGATAAGCGCTGAAAGCATATAAGCGCGAAACCCGCCACAAGATGAGATTTCTTTAAAGGGTCGTTGGAGATGACAACGTTGATAGGCTATAGGTGGAAGTGCAGTAATGTATGGAGCCGAGTAGTACTAATTACCCGTAAGCTTATGTACTGATTCTTTTTCTTGTTAAAATCTTATAAATTTTTATCTCAATATGTTACCTTATTAAAGTAGGCATTAAGTCACTTAAAGACTTAAGGTGGTTACAGCGGTGGGGCTCACCTCTTCCCATTCCGAACAGAGCAGTTAAGCCCACCAGCGCAGATGGTACTACGAAAGTGGGAGAGTATGTCGCCGCCTTCTTTGAAAACCCTTTATCATAACGATAAAGGGTTTTTTGTTTTTTATACTTCCCTTTTTTTTACCTTCGGAGATTCTAATCCGAGCTATGAATATTTTGAATGTAAATCCTTTTTACTGCCTGTTTGTAATCTTGTACTGTCAGCTGTGTTTTCCACAACATGATAAAGCAGCGATTACATTGCTTTCCGATAAAGAGAAGGTGCCGGAGGGAATGTATATTCTTGACTTTAGCCGGGGCAGTATCACTTTCAAGGAGGAAGTGATCGATTATGCCATCGATCTGGTAAATGTGGATACGGTATACTGGAATAGATCAAAGATCGATTCTGTTGTTCAGGATAAAGGAATCTTGCCTGAATATGCGATCAGGGATGCCGCCGGTTATTATGATGATTATATTGATCAGCTGAATAATTTTAAAAGAAGTGGTGTAAATGTGGTTATCAATGGCGAGCCTCTGGTAGATGTGGGATGGAAAGAACACAATCTTAAAACTACAGGTGTCTTTACTGCTATTGCAGCTAAATTATCGCCTCAAAAACGTGGATTTTGGTTTTCTCCCGACATATTTAATTTTGACGATTATCACATAGACGAACCTAAAGTATTTACAGCCTATAAATATAACCTGACCGAAAAACTGACCTTTTTCTTGCCTTTTAAGAAAACAGTAGATAATGAAATTGCCACCGGGCAGGTTGCCGCCGGGAAGGATGTTGAGTTTGTTAAAGATCACCAGAGGGGGAATGTAGCCTACTTTAATGGAAATACCAGTTATATCGATTTTAGAGCTGATAATGACGAGAACTTTAAGGAGATTACAATAGCTGCATGGGTGAAACCGGAAGATGTCAGTGACAGCCATAGTATAATAGGGAAAGGAGAAGTCTTCTCAGCAAAGATCTATCAGGGGCGAATGATGTTTACTACTCCCGGGATTAAAGATCACCAGACATCCGAAAAAATAGTGAAGCCGAATGAATGGAATCATCTGGCTTTTGTTTACCTGCCGAACAGTAAAATGTACTTTTATCTCAACGGAGAACAGGTGTACGAAACGAAAGCATCGATCATAGAACAAAGTGATCATTCTATTTTGATCGGGAGTAATTTGTGGGGACAAAATTATAAAGGCGCAATGAGTGAGTTTGCACTATGGACCCGGGCTTTGAGCAATGAAGAAATAATGCAGGTGTATACCGATGGAATAACATGGGAGAATAAAGGTTCCGGGACTTATTACATACTTTACGTAGCAATTGCTGTTTTTGGCTTGGGGCTGTTACTTTTTTTATATCACCGCTCTAAAAAGTTAAAGAGCAAGCAAGGGACGGTTGCGGAGCCAAAAGTAATGATACCTGTCAAGAAAGTTGCTGTTAAAAGCTTTGATGTACAATTATTGGGCGGGTTCAGGATTTTTGACAAACAAAAAGAAGAGATCACGCATAAATTCTCTCCAAAGCGAAAAGAACTTCTCATATTATTGATCTTTTATACGCTCAAGGAAAATGGTATTACCTCCAAAAAAATGGGAGAGATTCTTTGGCCGTCGTTCTCTCCTTCCAGTATCAAGAACAACAGAAGCACTCAGATAAAAGAGATCAGGAAGGTTTTCGAAACATACCACATGGATATTTCTATAGTTTATGAAGATAAGAAATGGAAAATAGTGTTTGGCGGGAATATCACTGTAGACTTAGAGCGTTTAAATCAATACGTTTCATTTTTGTTGAGAACCAGGAAAAGTGAACTTAGTATCGAGTACCTGCCTGAGGTTATAAATACCGTTAATTCCGGATCAATGCTACCTAATATGGAAATAGAGTGGCTCGATGATTTCAAGGCGAGGTATGACAATAGTATTTTAGAAGTGCTGACACTCTATCTGGAAGATGATAAGTCGCAGGTAGCCGATGATGTTTTAATAGATATAGCTAATGCTATTTTGGTGATCGACCCGCTTCACGAAAGAGCTGTTAAAGAAAAAATAGAACTTCTTATCAAACAGGGAAAACATATGTCTGCCAAAAAGGTTGCTGCTAACTTTAAGAAGCTATATGAGAGTTTCTACAAGCAAGAATATGCTTCAGATCTTATCTGAAAGTTAAGTTTTTTTTAATTTTTTAACGGTATTACCCCTCTTATTACCCCTTCTGATATCTCATCACTGTTTAAGTTTAGACCATTAATTCAGCTAAACCTAAATATGCATGAACAATAAAAGAAGATTATTCCTTAGAAATCTTGGACTTGCCGGGGCAGCAGCCGGAGTAGCCCCGATGGCCTTCGCAAATGAGGCAAAAACATTTCAAATACTTAAGCGGTCGGATGCGGCGCCATTCGATAAAACTATAAGAATTGCACTCATCGGAGCAGGAGGTATGGGGATAGCAGATGCCAAAACAGCACTTTCAAATCCCAATACGGAGATGGTAGCCGTTTGCGATCTGTATAGCGGACGTCTGGATGCTGCGAAATCACTTTGGGGAAGCAATATTTTTGTAACCAAGAATTATAAAGAGTTGCTTAAACGTAACGATATAGATGCGGTTATTATAGGAACACCCGATCACTGGCACAAACAGATAGGTATTGATGCTCTTAAAGCGGGTAAACATGTATATTGTGAAAAGCCTATGGTACATTCTGTGGAAGAAGGAATGGAACTGATTGATGTGTGGAAGAAATCTGGTAAGATATTTATGGTAGGAAGCCAGGGAATGTCCTCTCTTGGTAATGAAAAAGCCAGGGAATTAATTGCAGCCGGAGCCATAGGAGATATTAATTATGCTGAAGGATTTTGGGCCCGTAATTCACCTGCCGGAGCATGGCAATATCCGATCCCTGATGACGCTTCCTTAAAAACGGTCGACTGGAAAAGATTTGTTTCGAATACAAACAAAAGGGGGTTTGATGCGACACGCTTTTTTAGATGGAGAAATTATACCGATTATGGTACAGGAATGTCTGGCGATCTGTTCGTGCACCTTTTTTCGAGCCTTCACTTTATTACAAGTTCTTACGGGCCGGATAAAATATCTGCCACAGGCGGATTGAGATATTGGAAAGACGGAAGAGAAGTGCCCGATGTTCTGTTAGGGATGTTCGATTATCCGGACAGTGAACAACATCCGGCCTTTAACCTTTCCTTGCGTTGTAATTTTGTAGATGGTACCAGTGGCAGCACTTATCTTAAGATCGTAGGAAGTAAAGGTTCTATGGAAGTAAAGTGGGAAGAGGTCATACTGAAGAGAAATGCCGGCAGTTACGATAATGATCCGTTCCTGAATGAAAAAGCCAGGGAGGCAAGTAATACGAGAACGGACAGAAAACATATAGTACCGCCTTTAGAAACCATATACAAGGCGGAAAAAGGGTATAAAGGGGCTCACTACGACCACTTTGCTAATTTCTTTAATGCGATAAGAACCAATGGTACGGTAGCACAGGATCCCGTTTTTGGTTTTAGGGCTGCGGCACCGGCATTGTTATGTAATGACAGCTATCGGCAGAATAAATTTATACAGTGGGATCCGGTAAATATGAAACTTGTATAATTTGACCAAAACATAGAACAGATGAAAAAAATAGTGTACACTCTCATTGCCCTGACAGTTATCGTCGCCTGTAAGGACCATGATAAAGAAAAGTCAACTGCTGCCGGTCAAACCAATACTTCTGAAAAGTCAGCAGGATCGCAGGAAGATAACTGGATGTATCTCTTCGACGGAACCTCTGTCGACGGATGGAGAGGATATAACGAAAAGACCCTGCCAGAGGGATGGGTCATAGAAGAAGGAATGCTTAAATCGCTTGGAAGGGGAGGCGATATTGGAGGCGATATCGTTTATGGAAAGGAAGAATTTGGAGAATTTGAACTTTCCCTGGAATGGAAAATAGCAGCGGGAGGCAACAGCGGTATTTTTTATCACGTTCTGGAAGGCGGGAAGTATAAGGCACCATATAACAATGCTCCGGAATATCAGGTGATCGATCAGATCGGATTTCCTCAAAAGCTTGAGCCATGGCAATCTATAGGAGCCGATTACGGAATGTATGCTCCGGATTTTGAAGGGGCCGTTAAAAAAGCGGGTGAATGGAATACCAGTCGTATCGTATTTACAAATGAAAAAGTGTCTTATTTTCTGAATGGGAAAAAGACCGTTGAATATGTTCCCTGGTCAGAAGACTGGACAAAAAGAAAAGAAGAGGGGAAATGGAAAGACTACCCGGATTATGGTATAGCTAAAAAGGGACTTATTGGTTTACAAGATCATGGTAGCTATATTTGGTATAAAAACATTAAAATCAAAAAATTATGAGAATTATAATTACATCAGCAGTAGCCTTATTAACATTAGTAGGCTGCAAATCTGGTTACACTTCTTTATTTAATGGCAACGATCTTACAGGATGGGAGATCTACGGAACTGAAAAATGGTACGTAGAAGACGGTTTGCTGGTTTCAGAGAGCGGACCGGATAAAATGTACGGTTATCTGGCTACAGACAAGCAGTACAAAGATTTTGAATTGACTGTAGAGTTTAAGCAGGAAGCAGACGGTAATAGCGGTGTGTTTTTCCGTTCGAGTATTGAGGGGACTAAAATTACCGGATGGCAGGTAGAAGTAGCTCCGCCGGCCAAGCATACCGGAGGGATCTACGAATCATATGGCCGTGGCTGGTTGATTCAGCCGGAAGCTTCAAAAGACGAAAACCTGAAGTATGGTGAATGGAACAAAATGAAGATCCGCGTCGTGGGTAATCATGTTACTACATGGTTAAACGGTGAAGAGATGATCAGTTTTACCGATCAAAAAATAGGAGATGCCAATGGTAAGATAGCCTTGCAGATCCATGATGGAGGCGGAATTAAAGTATACTGGAGAAATCTTAAAGTAAAAGAAGTAACAGATTAGGTTAGTTAGTTGAAGCGGGGACATACGAACGTTACAGGATTCGATTGTCGGATATTAAGTAAAGTTATGGTTTGGTTTATTACTTAATGTAATCAGTACGATGTCCCTATTTTTTCCCGAAAAAGGCTTGTAGCATCACCCTGATGCTATAGAATCCCATTCCTATGGCAGCAAAAGCACTTATTATCCCGGTAATTAACACAGGCCAGTAAAAGGGATGTCCTTCATTCTTGAAAGCCTGATAGATCAATATGGGAGCTATAAACATAAGGGCTAATGTGTATGCAAAATACTTGAAGCTCCTGGCAAATTGTTTCTTATCTGTACGCTGCATTGTTTTTTTTGTAAATGTAATTATAAAATTAATATTCGGGACTGTCTGCACACTGGTCGTCTTCAAAATCCCTGCCTGTTGTTTAAAAGATACATAATATACGAGAATGTATGGCCGAATTGGTATGAGGAGAAATAACAATATTTATATGAATTATTTTAATAAAGAAGAATTGCTGCAAAGTAAACAGCATTTTCATGTTTTAGACGGATTAAGAGGCATCGCTGCTTTGGCAGTTGTAGTGTTTCATTTTATGGAATGGGTATACCCCGACCATACTGAAAACGTTATCGGGCATGGTTTTCTTGCAGTAGATTTTTTCTTTTGTCTTTCAGGTTTTGTCATTGCCTATGCCTATGATAACCGGTTGCCGAAGATGGGAATCCGTTCGTTCTTCACCTCCCGACTGATCAGGCTGCATCCTTTGGTAATAGCCGGAACTGTACTTGGTATGGTCGGGTTGTTTGCCGATCCTTTTGCCGATCATATGGCTACATACCCGGTTTCGAGCCTTATATTGGTGTTTATATGCTCTTTGTTACTGATCCCGCTTCCCGTTATGGAGGAGAGGGCATTCAACCTTTTTAGTTTGAATGCGCCGTCATGGTCCCTGTTCTGGGAGTATATAGCAAATATTCTTTATGCTCTTGTACTGATCCGTCTTTCCCGAAAGGTTCTTTGGTTATTACTTTTGATAGCAGCAACGGCTTTAGTATGGGTGAGCTACGATGCCGGTAACCTGTTGGGCGGATGGAGCGGCGGAACCTTTGCAGATGGAGGGATTCGTATGGGGTATTCGTTTCTGGCAGGACTGCTCGTTTTTCGTTCCGGATGGATCGTTAAAAACAAGTTGGGTTTTATAGTCTTATCCCTCTTGTTGATCCTTGCATTTATGTCGTCCGGAATAGCGAATAACCGGTTGACAGAGCTTATAATTGTTATATTCTTTTTTCCGCTGTTGGTAGCACTTGGCGCAGGTTCTGCGCTGTCTGCTCCTCTTCGTAAAGTCTGTGCTTTTATGGGGAATATTTCTTATCCTTTGTATATGACCCATTATGCCGGTATCTGGTGGTTTGGAAATTACTATATCACTCAAAATCCGCCGAAAGAGAATCTCCCGTGGATCATTGGGGGCGGAACGGTGGCGATGGTGATTTTTGCCTGGTTGGTGATGACTTTTTACGATACGCCGATACGAAAATTTCTCAGCAGGAACCGTAAGGAAAGATTACGGTTTAAACAGTTGAAAAATATAGGCTTAAAAGAATGATAGAATTTATAAATAGTATAAGGCCTTGCCTGAAGAATTACTGATATATGGTTTTTGAAGACCTTTCTGTTTGTTATTAGAAATGATAAGATGATAAAAACACAGGCAAAATGCTGTAAAACACTTTGCCTGTGTTTTTCTTTAAGTCGTGAATTTGCTAATAATCAATGCGCTTATATATAAACCAACTCCAAACACGCTATGTGTTATGAGGCTCATTAAGCGAGCTTTGTTCGGATCGGGTAAATTGGAGCCTCCAATTCCGAAACCAAAAGCCGGCTGCATTATAAGGAAGGGTGCAGTAACCGTTATCAGCCCGATAAATAATGCAGGGAGCAGGGAAGGACCGGCAAGCCACTTTTTACCGTGAACTGCCACCAGCAAAAATGCAAATGTAATTCCGATAAGGTAATGTGCAACCCACCCTATCATCAGTTCGCCTGTTATCGGTGGACTGTCGAATATCTTATGGTGAAAGAACCTCCCTTTTGGCAAGTGCCCGATCCACCGGCCTACAAACCGATAGTCTAAAGTTTTTATACCCAGGGCTTTTAATACCAATGCGTAGATATCCATTGTCAACGTTGCCCCGATCCCAATCAAAATTGTTTGTACGATAGCATTCATATCTGTTTTTTTATGCAATAATACATTCCCGGGGAGTTTTGTAATAGGACAAAACTAAAGAGCGATAGTACTTATGTAAGGTGTTTACGGAAAGATTCAGGGGGTGTTCCGTTTGCTTGTTAAAGAACCTGGTAAAATAAGAAGCATCCTGATTCATAAACAATGGGCAGCCAGAAGCATCCTTCTGGCTTCAAGTAAGATTTATTCTGTAATGAATTCAGAATAGGTTTTTCCTAAGGAGTTTTTATAATGATATTGGGTTGATTACGGGAACAGGTGGAGACCGCCGGCAAAAGGATTTGATGCCATTAATAACGGTCTTATTTTGATATAAGCCTCAATTCAAATGAAATTTTAGTATTTACTTTGTTTCCATCCTTGATACCGGAAACAAATTCCGGAAAAGAAGTAATAGTCTTTATGATATCATCATTTATTTCGCTTGTATGTGGTGTTATTTTAGCGTTTTGAACACGACCTTGTTTATCAATGATAAAACTAATATGAAGTACTTTGTTATCTTTTATCGCGCTATAGTCAATAAAATCAATTATTGAATATTTAAAAGAATTAATAATAAAAGCTTTACCGTCTCCACGAGACTGATAACCTGTGATTTGAGGGGCGGTATCAACTTCATCAATGGAATAAAAACCGGCCAACTCTTTTGGTGCTTTAATTTCTGTTTTAAATTTTTCCAGTTCCTTAATAATGATCTTAGAGTTCTGATGATTTTCAATCTTTTCTATTTGAAGTATAATGTTATTCATGATAAAAAAGAATTTTTTACCATCTCTATTTCTTATGGCATACCGTTGATTATCTACTTCGAAATTTAAAAAAGGGCTGATTATATTAAATCTTTTATTGTCTAGATATGGGAGCAGATTTGCTTTATTTGTTTTGATATAGTTCTCTGGTGTAAATTCGAAAATTAAATTATTAAAGGTGTCGTCCATCTCTTCGATCTCTTTTTGATCAAGTCCTTTGTTCTCATAGCTGTAATATGTCCAGTCAATTACTTTCCATTTTCCTTCCAGCGTAATACCATTATTTTCATTTACACCACATCCATAAAGATTTACAGTTGTAAATACAATGCAGATTAAATATTTGATTTTCATTGTCATGTGATTTTTGAATCAAGGTTAATAATTTCTTTATATTCAGAATTACAGGTAAGTGCAAAAATAATAGGAGAGGAGGATTAAGTCTTTTTATTTTTTAAATTTTTATACACGATACTATTTAACGTCTAATAAATATAGGTAGTTCGCGTCGATGATAATACCAACTATATTGTTTTTTTCAAGATAATTTAAATAACTATGAATACAGAGTCACAGCTTTAATGCAAATGATCGTAAGTGTTGCTCCGACCCCGACCAAGATTGTTTATAGAGAGAGAATTATACTTGTTATTATTTAATCCGATAATTCATTCCGGGGGAGTTTTATTAATAGAACAAAATTCCAGTTTAGGGGTGCCTATAAAAGATTTTTACGAAAAGACTCAGGTGTATGACCTGTATGCTTTTTAAAGAACCTGATAAAATAAGAAGCATCTTCATATCCTAAGTCATAGGCAATTTCTTTTACCTGTATGGAAGTGGCTAAAAGCATTCTTTTGGCTTCCAGTAAAATTTGCTCTGTTATTAATCCGGAACAGGTTTTACCTAAAGCGTTTTTTGTTATGGTATTGAGCTGATAGGGGGTCAGGTGAAGTTTTTCGGCATAGAATCTTACCTGTTTGGAGCTGATGATATGTGT of the Zhouia spongiae genome contains:
- a CDS encoding 3-keto-disaccharide hydrolase, with product MRIIITSAVALLTLVGCKSGYTSLFNGNDLTGWEIYGTEKWYVEDGLLVSESGPDKMYGYLATDKQYKDFELTVEFKQEADGNSGVFFRSSIEGTKITGWQVEVAPPAKHTGGIYESYGRGWLIQPEASKDENLKYGEWNKMKIRVVGNHVTTWLNGEEMISFTDQKIGDANGKIALQIHDGGGIKVYWRNLKVKEVTD
- a CDS encoding DUF2938 domain-containing protein, which codes for MNAIVQTILIGIGATLTMDIYALVLKALGIKTLDYRFVGRWIGHLPKGRFFHHKIFDSPPITGELMIGWVAHYLIGITFAFLLVAVHGKKWLAGPSLLPALFIGLITVTAPFLIMQPAFGFGIGGSNLPDPNKARLMSLITHSVFGVGLYISALIISKFTT
- a CDS encoding LamG domain-containing protein, coding for MNILNVNPFYCLFVILYCQLCFPQHDKAAITLLSDKEKVPEGMYILDFSRGSITFKEEVIDYAIDLVNVDTVYWNRSKIDSVVQDKGILPEYAIRDAAGYYDDYIDQLNNFKRSGVNVVINGEPLVDVGWKEHNLKTTGVFTAIAAKLSPQKRGFWFSPDIFNFDDYHIDEPKVFTAYKYNLTEKLTFFLPFKKTVDNEIATGQVAAGKDVEFVKDHQRGNVAYFNGNTSYIDFRADNDENFKEITIAAWVKPEDVSDSHSIIGKGEVFSAKIYQGRMMFTTPGIKDHQTSEKIVKPNEWNHLAFVYLPNSKMYFYLNGEQVYETKASIIEQSDHSILIGSNLWGQNYKGAMSEFALWTRALSNEEIMQVYTDGITWENKGSGTYYILYVAIAVFGLGLLLFLYHRSKKLKSKQGTVAEPKVMIPVKKVAVKSFDVQLLGGFRIFDKQKEEITHKFSPKRKELLILLIFYTLKENGITSKKMGEILWPSFSPSSIKNNRSTQIKEIRKVFETYHMDISIVYEDKKWKIVFGGNITVDLERLNQYVSFLLRTRKSELSIEYLPEVINTVNSGSMLPNMEIEWLDDFKARYDNSILEVLTLYLEDDKSQVADDVLIDIANAILVIDPLHERAVKEKIELLIKQGKHMSAKKVAANFKKLYESFYKQEYASDLI
- a CDS encoding acyltransferase family protein — its product is MNYFNKEELLQSKQHFHVLDGLRGIAALAVVVFHFMEWVYPDHTENVIGHGFLAVDFFFCLSGFVIAYAYDNRLPKMGIRSFFTSRLIRLHPLVIAGTVLGMVGLFADPFADHMATYPVSSLILVFICSLLLIPLPVMEERAFNLFSLNAPSWSLFWEYIANILYALVLIRLSRKVLWLLLLIAATALVWVSYDAGNLLGGWSGGTFADGGIRMGYSFLAGLLVFRSGWIVKNKLGFIVLSLLLILAFMSSGIANNRLTELIIVIFFFPLLVALGAGSALSAPLRKVCAFMGNISYPLYMTHYAGIWWFGNYYITQNPPKENLPWIIGGGTVAMVIFAWLVMTFYDTPIRKFLSRNRKERLRFKQLKNIGLKE
- a CDS encoding 3-keto-disaccharide hydrolase, which translates into the protein MKKIVYTLIALTVIVACKDHDKEKSTAAGQTNTSEKSAGSQEDNWMYLFDGTSVDGWRGYNEKTLPEGWVIEEGMLKSLGRGGDIGGDIVYGKEEFGEFELSLEWKIAAGGNSGIFYHVLEGGKYKAPYNNAPEYQVIDQIGFPQKLEPWQSIGADYGMYAPDFEGAVKKAGEWNTSRIVFTNEKVSYFLNGKKTVEYVPWSEDWTKRKEEGKWKDYPDYGIAKKGLIGLQDHGSYIWYKNIKIKKL
- a CDS encoding DUF6095 family protein, whose amino-acid sequence is MQRTDKKQFARSFKYFAYTLALMFIAPILIYQAFKNEGHPFYWPVLITGIISAFAAIGMGFYSIRVMLQAFFGKK
- a CDS encoding Gfo/Idh/MocA family protein, which codes for MNNKRRLFLRNLGLAGAAAGVAPMAFANEAKTFQILKRSDAAPFDKTIRIALIGAGGMGIADAKTALSNPNTEMVAVCDLYSGRLDAAKSLWGSNIFVTKNYKELLKRNDIDAVIIGTPDHWHKQIGIDALKAGKHVYCEKPMVHSVEEGMELIDVWKKSGKIFMVGSQGMSSLGNEKARELIAAGAIGDINYAEGFWARNSPAGAWQYPIPDDASLKTVDWKRFVSNTNKRGFDATRFFRWRNYTDYGTGMSGDLFVHLFSSLHFITSSYGPDKISATGGLRYWKDGREVPDVLLGMFDYPDSEQHPAFNLSLRCNFVDGTSGSTYLKIVGSKGSMEVKWEEVILKRNAGSYDNDPFLNEKAREASNTRTDRKHIVPPLETIYKAEKGYKGAHYDHFANFFNAIRTNGTVAQDPVFGFRAAAPALLCNDSYRQNKFIQWDPVNMKLV